The following are encoded in a window of Mustela nigripes isolate SB6536 chromosome 3, MUSNIG.SB6536, whole genome shotgun sequence genomic DNA:
- the LOC132013877 gene encoding large ribosomal subunit protein mL48-like translates to MMNGALGKMLCLRNDIIFKQAFSLLRVRTSGENPISSAGGILLSTSRHYKTRPIHGIGRYKHLVKPKEPKKKRAKVEVRPINLGADYEYGVLNIHLTAYNMAVVESYAQYAHNLCNHLSIKVEKSYSMPTKTMEVLRLQDQGSKMLPDSVLTTHERVVQISGLSATFAEIFLEIIQSNLPEGVRLSVKEHTEEDFKGRFKTQPELEELLAKLN, encoded by the coding sequence ATGATGAACGGAGCTCTGGGAAAGATGCTGTGTCTGAGGAACGATATCATTTTTAAGCAAGCCTTTTCTCTCTTAAGGGTCAGAACTTCAGGAGAAAATCCCATCAGTTCTGCAGGTGGCATTCTGCTGAGTACCAGTCGGCACTACAAGACAAGGCCTATCCATGGCATTGGAAGATACAAGCACCTAGTGAAACCAAAGGAGCCCAAGAAGAAGAGGGCAAAAGTGGAAGTGAGACCCATTAATTTGGGGGCAGATTATGAATATGGGGTTTTAAACATTCACCTGACTGCATACAACATGGCTGTGGTGGAGAGTTATGCCCAATATGCTCACAACCTCTGTAACCATCTATCCATTAAAGTTGAGAAAAGTTACTCTATGCCCACCAAAACCATGGAGGTGTTGCGGCTACAGGACCAAGGCAGCAAAATGCTCCCGGACTCAGTTCTCACCACCCATGAGCGAGTGGTTCAGATCAGCGGTTTGAGTGCTACATTTGCAGAGATTTTCTTGGAAATAATCCAAAGCAATCTTCCCGAAGGAGTGAGATTATCAGTGAAGGAGCACACTGAAGAAGACTTCAAGGGAAGGTTCAAAACTCAGCCAGAGCTGGAAGAACTATTGGCCAAGTTGAACTAG